The following proteins are co-located in the Cryptosporangium phraense genome:
- a CDS encoding SMI1/KNR4 family protein, with product MADYPDYHYMSGMRGMQHGLRDGMQHGAAGGRSAEWPDLRGRTAAPAPAQAAQLLRRVAPPQRDIITSADWFGVERTLGTALPKDYRSLIDDRGPGIVADVVVYGPEKGSPLDLVAWNEGIHRLIESIRQICRDYFPLAFHPEPTGVLPWGSVNGGQIVGWAVTSADPDTWPVVELSAELDALVLHEVTTTGYLLARLPGPQVPTLITG from the coding sequence GTGGCCGACTATCCCGACTATCACTACATGAGCGGGATGCGCGGGATGCAGCACGGCCTGCGCGATGGCATGCAGCACGGAGCGGCTGGGGGCCGCTCGGCGGAGTGGCCGGACTTACGCGGGCGGACCGCCGCCCCCGCGCCGGCGCAAGCCGCCCAACTACTGCGGCGAGTCGCCCCGCCGCAGCGGGACATCATCACTTCGGCCGACTGGTTCGGCGTGGAACGCACGCTCGGCACGGCCCTGCCGAAGGACTACCGCAGCCTGATCGACGACCGCGGCCCAGGCATCGTCGCCGATGTGGTCGTCTACGGCCCGGAAAAAGGCAGCCCACTCGACCTGGTCGCGTGGAACGAAGGCATCCACCGCCTGATCGAGTCGATCCGCCAGATCTGCCGAGACTATTTCCCGCTCGCCTTCCACCCCGAGCCCACCGGGGTTCTGCCCTGGGGCTCGGTGAACGGAGGCCAGATAGTCGGCTGGGCCGTGACGTCCGCCGATCCCGACACCTGGCCGGTGGTGGAGCTCTCCGCCGAGCTGGACGCACTGGTGCTGCACGAGGTCACGACAACGGGCTACTTGCTGGCGCGGTTGCCGGGACCGCAGGTTCCGACGTTGATCACGGGGTGA
- a CDS encoding SigB/SigF/SigG family RNA polymerase sigma factor, whose amino-acid sequence MSSARRPGSSDPAVRPAGRRPGRSEHESSRVPVPAGPGDDQASDDEGHAEASAPLRRAPMRRQAPAESDTPDLVLTAAERDRHASHELFRQLQACAPGTPEWRTHRDELVRRHLPLAHYLVRRFAGRGEPMDDLVQVATIGLIKAVDRFDLERGVEFSTYATPTVVGEVKRHFRDRGWAIRVPRRMQEHTLAVSRATGDLFGRLSRSPTIAELAGYTQLTEEEVLEAIGSAHAYTTVSLDVELADDAPGGAAHPAAGDAQAALENVEHRASLRPLLSRLTSRERQILALRFFANMTQSEIAAEIGVSQMHVSRLLSRTLAHLREGLEHPE is encoded by the coding sequence GTGAGCAGCGCTCGACGTCCGGGCTCCTCCGACCCGGCGGTGCGTCCGGCGGGCCGCCGTCCGGGCCGCAGCGAGCACGAGTCCTCCCGGGTCCCGGTACCGGCCGGGCCGGGTGACGACCAGGCGTCCGACGACGAAGGGCACGCCGAGGCGAGCGCCCCACTGCGCCGCGCCCCGATGCGCCGTCAGGCGCCGGCCGAGTCCGACACGCCCGACCTCGTGCTCACCGCGGCCGAGCGCGACCGGCACGCCTCCCACGAGCTGTTCCGGCAGTTGCAGGCCTGCGCGCCGGGCACTCCGGAGTGGCGGACGCACCGCGACGAGCTCGTCCGGCGGCACCTGCCGCTGGCCCACTACCTGGTGCGGCGGTTCGCCGGCCGGGGCGAGCCGATGGACGACCTGGTGCAGGTCGCGACCATCGGCTTGATCAAGGCGGTGGACCGCTTCGATCTCGAACGCGGGGTCGAATTCTCCACATATGCAACACCTACGGTGGTTGGTGAAGTCAAACGCCACTTCCGCGACCGCGGCTGGGCCATCCGCGTCCCCCGGCGGATGCAGGAGCACACGCTCGCCGTCTCCCGGGCCACCGGCGACCTGTTCGGCCGCCTCTCCCGGTCCCCCACGATCGCCGAGCTCGCCGGCTACACCCAGCTCACCGAGGAGGAGGTCCTCGAGGCGATCGGGTCCGCGCACGCGTACACCACCGTTTCGCTGGACGTCGAACTGGCCGACGACGCCCCCGGGGGCGCCGCTCATCCGGCCGCGGGCGACGCCCAGGCCGCACTGGAGAACGTCGAGCACCGGGCGTCGCTGCGTCCGCTGCTGAGCCGGTTGACGTCGCGCGAGCGGCAGATCCTGGCCCTGCGGTTCTTCGCGAACATGACGCAGTCGGAGATCGCCGCGGAGATCGGGGTGTCGCAGATGCACGTGTCCCGACTACTCAGCCGGACGTTGGCACACTTGCGTGAGGGTCTCGAACACCCTGAGTAG
- a CDS encoding diacylglycerol/lipid kinase family protein encodes MRALLVVNPTATTTRPRTRQVLVSALSGQLDLEIVETTHRGHAIELGTRASRESYDVVVALGGDGTVNEVVNGMLADGPRPDLPALGVVPGGSANVFIRALGAPRDPVDATGLLLEALREGRRRSIGLGRANDRWFIFCAGYGLDAAVVSRVERARGNGRTATPGLYVRSAVAQYLGGPERRSTSVELKVESDDREPEPSGRFGAVIVQNCSPWTYLGARPVNPCPEASFETGLDLLALRALRLPSTLRTVWQILSPAPDPHGRQVLRRHDLSGFVLRSDRPLAAQVDGDYLGELTEMRFTAVPEALRVVV; translated from the coding sequence ATGCGTGCACTTCTGGTGGTCAACCCTACCGCCACGACCACGCGACCCCGCACTCGTCAGGTGTTGGTCTCGGCCCTCTCGGGCCAGCTCGATCTGGAGATCGTGGAGACCACCCATCGCGGCCACGCGATCGAACTCGGCACCCGGGCCTCCCGGGAGTCGTACGACGTCGTCGTGGCACTCGGCGGCGACGGCACCGTGAACGAGGTCGTCAACGGAATGCTGGCCGACGGGCCCCGGCCCGACCTGCCCGCGCTCGGCGTCGTGCCTGGTGGGTCCGCCAACGTCTTCATCCGCGCGCTCGGGGCGCCGCGCGATCCGGTGGACGCCACCGGGCTGCTGCTGGAGGCCCTCCGAGAGGGCCGTAGGCGGTCGATCGGGCTCGGGCGGGCCAACGACCGCTGGTTCATCTTCTGCGCGGGCTACGGCCTCGACGCGGCCGTCGTCAGCCGGGTGGAGCGGGCGCGCGGTAACGGACGCACGGCGACGCCGGGGCTCTACGTCCGTTCGGCCGTCGCGCAGTACCTGGGTGGCCCGGAACGGCGGTCGACAAGTGTCGAACTAAAAGTCGAATCGGATGATCGGGAGCCCGAGCCGAGTGGCCGCTTCGGCGCGGTGATCGTGCAGAACTGTTCGCCGTGGACCTATTTGGGGGCGCGTCCGGTGAATCCGTGCCCGGAGGCGTCGTTCGAGACCGGTTTGGATTTGTTGGCGCTCCGGGCGCTCCGACTGCCGAGCACGCTCCGGACCGTCTGGCAGATCCTTTCGCCCGCGCCCGATCCGCACGGACGGCAGGTTCTGAGGCGCCACGACCTCTCCGGGTTCGTGCTGCGTTCCGACCGGCCACTGGCCGCTCAGGTGGACGGCGACTATCTCGGTGAACTGACCGAGATGCGATTTACCGCCGTTCCCGAGGCACTGCGCGTCGTGGTCTGA
- a CDS encoding GNAT family N-acetyltransferase, with protein sequence MGVSWDVREATPDDLADIVEMVHELASYEKAPAECTLTISQLEAALFGPSPAVFAHVVARGGEVVGFALWFLNFSTWRGVHGIYLEDLYVRPEARRGGAARALLSRLARICTERGYARLEWWVLDWNAPARDAYAAMGARALTEWVPYRVDGEALPRLAER encoded by the coding sequence ATGGGAGTGAGCTGGGACGTTCGCGAGGCGACCCCCGACGACCTCGCGGACATCGTCGAGATGGTGCACGAGCTGGCCTCGTACGAGAAGGCGCCGGCGGAGTGCACGCTGACGATCTCCCAGCTGGAAGCCGCTCTGTTCGGGCCTTCCCCGGCGGTGTTCGCGCACGTCGTCGCTCGTGGCGGTGAGGTCGTGGGCTTCGCGCTCTGGTTCCTGAACTTCTCCACCTGGCGGGGCGTCCACGGGATCTACCTCGAGGACCTCTACGTGCGCCCGGAGGCGCGCCGCGGCGGCGCGGCCCGGGCGCTGCTGTCCCGGCTGGCCCGGATCTGCACCGAGCGCGGCTACGCGCGCCTCGAGTGGTGGGTGCTCGACTGGAACGCCCCGGCCCGGGACGCGTACGCGGCGATGGGCGCCCGGGCGCTGACCGAGTGGGTGCCCTACCGGGTCGACGGAGAGGCCCTCCCACGCCTGGCCGAGCGCTGA
- a CDS encoding DUF397 domain-containing protein: protein MSKSIERAQLIADNSWRKSRQSGYGNCVEVGAGGGWVGIRDTKDRAQTPVIVAAGVWVSFLEGVKRGELS, encoded by the coding sequence ATGAGTAAGTCGATCGAGCGGGCGCAGCTGATTGCCGACAACTCCTGGCGCAAGAGCCGGCAGAGTGGTTACGGCAACTGCGTCGAGGTGGGAGCCGGCGGCGGCTGGGTGGGAATTCGGGACACGAAGGATCGCGCTCAGACGCCCGTGATCGTCGCCGCTGGTGTGTGGGTGTCTTTCCTGGAGGGCGTCAAGCGGGGTGAGCTCAGCTAG
- a CDS encoding 8-amino-7-oxononanoate synthase produces MRDPLQRLRDAYSVRTVAGLTRRLRPRPVGGDGLVDLAGSDFLGLSSDERVVSAAAAAALTWGAGATGSRLLSGTTALHAELEAALARFSGAPDALVFSSGYLADLGVLAALGGPEVLVVSDEQNHPALVDACRLSRSRVTVVPHRDVGAVERALAGRPEEHAVVVTDAVFAVAGDLAPLPELAEACRRYDALLVVDEANALGVLGERGRGAVYAAGLAGEPAVVRTMSLAKSLGSQGGAVVGAPDVIQELIDRARPFLVDTGLAPGSVASALTALRILSSTPDLVGAVRARAGELAWAARQAGLPVTRPDAAVLSVTIGDPHAALHAQAVCAEFGVKVGCIRPPSVPEGRSCLRLTARATLTDAEVALAGRAFAAVARMLHTPSRR; encoded by the coding sequence GTGAGGGATCCGCTGCAGCGTCTGCGTGACGCGTACTCGGTCCGGACCGTCGCCGGGCTCACCCGGCGGCTCCGGCCACGCCCAGTCGGTGGTGACGGCCTGGTCGACCTGGCCGGCAGCGACTTCCTGGGGCTCAGCTCCGACGAGCGGGTGGTGTCGGCCGCCGCGGCGGCCGCGCTCACCTGGGGCGCCGGCGCGACCGGCTCACGTCTGCTGAGCGGTACGACCGCGCTGCACGCCGAGCTCGAGGCCGCGCTCGCCCGGTTCTCCGGCGCGCCCGACGCGCTGGTCTTCTCGTCCGGGTACCTGGCCGACCTCGGCGTCCTGGCGGCCCTCGGCGGGCCCGAGGTCCTCGTCGTCTCCGACGAACAGAACCACCCTGCCCTGGTGGACGCCTGCCGGCTGTCGCGTTCGCGGGTGACCGTCGTTCCCCATCGGGACGTAGGGGCAGTCGAACGGGCGCTGGCCGGGCGTCCGGAAGAGCACGCGGTGGTCGTCACCGACGCGGTGTTCGCGGTCGCCGGAGACCTGGCGCCGCTGCCCGAGCTGGCCGAGGCGTGCCGCCGGTACGACGCGCTGCTCGTCGTCGACGAGGCGAACGCGCTGGGCGTGCTCGGTGAGCGGGGACGCGGTGCGGTGTACGCGGCCGGGCTGGCCGGCGAGCCGGCCGTCGTCCGGACGATGTCGCTGGCCAAGTCGCTCGGGTCGCAGGGCGGGGCCGTGGTGGGGGCTCCGGACGTGATCCAGGAATTGATCGACCGGGCCCGGCCGTTCCTGGTCGACACCGGGCTGGCGCCCGGGTCGGTGGCGTCCGCGCTGACCGCGCTGCGGATCCTGTCGTCGACGCCGGACCTGGTCGGGGCGGTGCGGGCCCGGGCCGGGGAGCTGGCCTGGGCGGCTCGGCAGGCCGGTCTTCCGGTGACCCGGCCGGACGCGGCCGTGCTCTCGGTGACGATCGGGGACCCGCACGCGGCCCTGCACGCGCAGGCGGTGTGTGCGGAGTTCGGGGTGAAGGTGGGGTGCATCCGGCCGCCGTCGGTACCCGAGGGGCGCTCGTGTCTGCGCCTGACCGCCCGGGCGACGCTCACCGACGCGGAGGTCGCGCTGGCCGGCCGGGCCTTCGCCGCCGTCGCCCGGATGCTCCACACCCCGAGCCGCCGATGA
- a CDS encoding DUF397 domain-containing protein translates to MAEKDGVFRKSTFSAYGNCVEVALSEDDVRVRDSKQVPGGAVLAFSTSVWRDFTEGVKAGRFGLPAE, encoded by the coding sequence GTGGCGGAGAAAGACGGAGTATTCCGGAAGTCGACCTTCAGTGCCTATGGCAACTGTGTCGAAGTCGCCCTTTCCGAGGACGACGTCCGGGTACGGGACTCCAAGCAGGTTCCGGGTGGAGCGGTCTTAGCTTTCTCCACGTCGGTGTGGCGCGACTTCACTGAGGGGGTGAAGGCGGGTCGCTTCGGCCTACCGGCTGAGTAA
- a CDS encoding sensor histidine kinase, translating to MSTLRDLVEEHTSLSGEDLDHLHRLAGDWQLLADLSFADLLLWLPVAESGFLCAAQVRPTTAPTAYHDDMVGKMATGSVVEQLTTAMIERRIWREGDPVWHDGVPARQEAVPVRREDRVIAVVGRVTNLAATRVPSQLELSYLQAADDLCLMVAGGSFPPPPTEEKTASAPRVGDGLVRLNSLGIVTYASPNAQSAYRRLGLAGDLVGEDLATLTRGLATDPLDGGEVCSRILAAVRGEVKGRTEVEARGATVLIRALPLLPDGVPIGALVLVRDVTDVRRRDKALVTKDATIREIHHRVKNNLQTVAALLRLQARRVGTADARAALEESVRRVASIAMVHETLASSLDETVDFDSIVDRVISMVADVAAPESRVRVRRVGSFGVLAAQIATPLVTVSTELVQNAVEHAYGPGQAGEVTVAAHRWRGRLHVRITDDGMGLPENFELDSSERLGLQIVRTLVTGELNGTLELRPRPEGGTEAVLVVPLIPSR from the coding sequence GTGTCGACACTGCGGGACCTCGTTGAAGAACACACGTCGTTGTCCGGCGAGGACCTCGACCACCTCCACCGCCTGGCCGGCGACTGGCAGCTGCTGGCCGACCTGAGCTTCGCCGACCTCCTGCTCTGGCTCCCGGTCGCGGAGAGCGGCTTCCTCTGCGCCGCGCAGGTGCGTCCGACGACCGCGCCCACCGCGTACCACGACGACATGGTCGGCAAGATGGCGACGGGATCGGTCGTCGAGCAGCTCACGACCGCGATGATCGAGCGGCGGATCTGGCGGGAGGGCGACCCGGTCTGGCACGACGGGGTCCCGGCCCGGCAGGAGGCGGTCCCGGTGCGCCGGGAGGATCGGGTGATCGCGGTGGTCGGCCGGGTGACGAACCTGGCCGCGACGCGCGTCCCGAGCCAGCTCGAGCTCAGCTACCTGCAGGCGGCCGACGACCTCTGCCTGATGGTGGCGGGCGGGTCGTTCCCGCCGCCGCCGACCGAGGAGAAGACCGCGTCCGCGCCCCGGGTGGGGGACGGGCTGGTGCGGCTCAACTCGCTGGGGATCGTGACCTACGCCAGCCCGAACGCGCAGTCGGCCTACCGGCGGCTGGGGCTGGCCGGTGACCTGGTGGGGGAGGACCTGGCGACGCTGACCCGGGGGCTGGCGACCGACCCGCTCGACGGCGGCGAGGTGTGTTCGCGGATCCTGGCCGCGGTGCGGGGCGAGGTGAAGGGGCGGACCGAGGTCGAGGCCCGGGGGGCGACCGTGCTGATCCGGGCGCTGCCGCTGCTGCCCGACGGGGTGCCGATCGGGGCGCTGGTGCTGGTGCGTGACGTGACCGACGTCCGGCGCCGTGACAAGGCGTTGGTGACCAAGGACGCGACGATCCGGGAGATCCACCACCGGGTCAAGAACAACCTCCAGACGGTGGCCGCGCTGCTGAGGCTGCAGGCCCGCCGGGTCGGGACGGCCGACGCCCGGGCGGCGCTGGAGGAGTCGGTGCGACGGGTCGCGTCGATCGCGATGGTGCACGAGACGCTGGCGTCGTCGCTGGACGAGACCGTGGACTTCGACTCGATCGTCGACCGGGTGATCTCGATGGTCGCGGATGTCGCGGCGCCGGAGTCGCGGGTGCGGGTGCGGCGGGTCGGGTCGTTCGGGGTGCTGGCGGCGCAGATCGCGACGCCGTTGGTGACCGTGTCGACCGAGCTCGTGCAGAACGCGGTGGAGCACGCGTACGGGCCGGGGCAGGCGGGCGAGGTGACGGTGGCCGCTCATCGCTGGCGCGGGCGGCTGCATGTGCGGATCACTGACGATGGGATGGGGTTGCCGGAGAATTTCGAGCTGGACAGCTCGGAGCGGTTGGGGCTGCAGATCGTTCGGACGTTGGTGACGGGGGAGTTGAACGGGACTCTGGAATTGCGGCCGCGGCCGGAGGGGGGGACTGAGGCGGTTTTGGTCGTGCCGTTGATTCCTTCGCGCTAG
- a CDS encoding lysylphosphatidylglycerol synthase transmembrane domain-containing protein yields the protein MTTSGRSESPAIEEPVQPEITPIIEAPEPPRRVHRPLDLVRLLVSAVSLAIAMLVGAFTTNTVAGIDKDVTNATEPLPAALGVLITTGSGLLMLALPAVIVFDLLIRRRIRILADGALAFLACLAWVAALQSVLRQLANADALAASLTAAQAADPGITGFSAGVAAIATVAQVGRQPRLRVLATVVFVLFGLAQVTLGATAVAVLISFLIGRVVGMFVRWAAGTNPSRPSPRAVVAELRRAGVDLVSLRPRHLDTEDPVFFDAVDTNGRALVVHVLDRDHEGAGVLQAFWRTLRFREPAGRKALVSLRRAVEHEALISAVMAATGARVQAMVAAVPVEPDAVVLAYEDVPGPSLDEIDELDDARLDATWAQVLLLHRRAIAHRALTGSNIVFPPDGGAGLRFSGAAGLIAAPVAALRIDLAQLLVTLALKVGVDRAVDSALRALGTGRLAEAVSALQPVALGRTSRQALRRDKTLLDTLRDRILDLLGTVPPAQPVRLERLRPRTIISVVALTAAAYVLLDQIAGLDLVEVITSANWLWLGIAIVLACIRFVGAGIALTGFVAERLRFARTLIVQVASSFLGLVAPAGVGGAALNVRYLQQAGVPAAAAVAAVALWQIGTVGVTVLLLVVVGLVAGNDRARSLEVPDAAFYTLGVVVAVVAIVFMIPVGRRFLLARLRPYLAQITPRLATVFTRPARLGAGVFGTILQSVATVLVMSACIEGFGGSLSWSVVAVVVLAGTALGSAAPTPGGLGAVEAVLSAGLTAGGLDGATAVSSVLLFRLLTFWLPVLPGWLAFTWLSRKELV from the coding sequence ATGACGACGTCGGGGCGGTCCGAGTCACCGGCCATAGAAGAGCCCGTACAGCCCGAGATCACCCCGATCATCGAGGCCCCTGAGCCGCCCCGTCGCGTCCACCGCCCCCTCGACCTGGTCCGACTCCTCGTCTCCGCGGTCAGCCTGGCGATCGCCATGCTCGTCGGCGCCTTCACCACCAACACGGTGGCCGGCATCGACAAGGACGTCACCAACGCCACCGAGCCGCTGCCGGCCGCCCTGGGCGTCCTGATCACGACCGGCTCCGGCCTGCTCATGCTGGCGCTCCCGGCCGTCATCGTGTTCGACCTGCTGATCCGCCGTCGGATCCGGATCCTGGCCGACGGTGCGCTCGCGTTCCTCGCCTGCCTGGCCTGGGTCGCCGCCCTCCAGTCGGTGCTCCGGCAGCTCGCCAACGCCGACGCGCTGGCCGCCTCGCTCACCGCGGCCCAGGCCGCCGACCCCGGCATCACCGGCTTCAGCGCCGGGGTGGCGGCGATCGCGACCGTCGCCCAGGTCGGGCGTCAGCCCCGGTTGCGGGTGCTGGCCACCGTCGTCTTCGTCCTGTTCGGTCTGGCCCAGGTGACGCTGGGCGCGACGGCCGTCGCGGTCCTGATCTCGTTCCTGATCGGCCGCGTCGTCGGCATGTTCGTGCGCTGGGCCGCGGGTACCAACCCGTCCCGTCCGAGTCCGCGCGCGGTGGTGGCCGAGCTCCGCCGGGCCGGCGTCGACCTCGTCTCGCTCCGGCCGCGGCACCTCGACACGGAGGACCCGGTCTTCTTCGACGCCGTCGACACGAACGGCCGCGCGCTCGTCGTCCATGTGCTCGACCGCGACCACGAGGGCGCGGGGGTCCTGCAGGCGTTCTGGCGAACGCTGCGGTTTCGCGAGCCCGCGGGCCGCAAGGCCCTGGTCTCGCTCCGGCGCGCGGTCGAGCACGAGGCCTTGATCAGCGCGGTCATGGCCGCGACCGGCGCGCGGGTGCAGGCCATGGTCGCCGCCGTCCCGGTGGAACCCGATGCGGTCGTCCTCGCCTACGAGGACGTCCCCGGTCCCTCGTTGGACGAGATCGACGAACTGGACGACGCCCGCCTGGACGCGACCTGGGCCCAAGTGCTGCTCCTGCACCGGCGGGCGATCGCGCACCGGGCCCTGACCGGCTCGAACATCGTCTTCCCCCCGGACGGCGGCGCCGGGCTCCGGTTCAGCGGCGCGGCCGGGCTCATCGCCGCGCCGGTGGCCGCACTCCGCATCGACCTGGCCCAGCTGCTGGTGACGCTCGCGCTCAAGGTCGGCGTCGACCGGGCCGTCGACAGTGCACTGCGCGCGCTCGGCACCGGCCGGCTGGCCGAGGCGGTCTCGGCCCTGCAGCCGGTCGCGCTCGGCCGCACCAGCAGGCAGGCGCTCCGTCGCGACAAGACGCTGCTCGACACGCTCCGCGACCGGATCCTCGACCTCCTCGGCACGGTTCCGCCTGCGCAACCGGTCCGGCTGGAGCGACTCCGGCCGCGGACGATCATCTCGGTCGTCGCGCTCACCGCGGCCGCGTACGTGCTGCTCGACCAGATCGCCGGCCTCGATCTGGTCGAGGTCATCACGAGCGCGAACTGGCTCTGGCTGGGGATCGCGATCGTCCTGGCCTGCATCCGGTTCGTCGGGGCCGGCATCGCGCTCACCGGGTTCGTCGCCGAGCGACTGCGGTTCGCCCGCACGCTGATCGTCCAGGTGGCCTCGTCGTTCCTCGGGCTGGTCGCGCCGGCCGGCGTCGGCGGGGCGGCGCTCAACGTCCGCTACCTGCAGCAGGCCGGGGTGCCGGCGGCGGCCGCGGTCGCGGCCGTGGCGCTGTGGCAGATCGGGACCGTCGGGGTCACCGTGCTGCTGCTCGTCGTGGTCGGCCTGGTCGCGGGCAACGACCGGGCCCGTTCGCTGGAGGTTCCGGACGCCGCGTTCTACACGCTCGGCGTCGTCGTGGCGGTCGTCGCGATCGTGTTCATGATCCCGGTCGGGCGGCGGTTCCTGCTGGCCCGGCTGCGTCCGTACCTGGCCCAGATCACGCCCCGGCTGGCCACCGTCTTCACCCGACCGGCCCGGCTCGGGGCGGGGGTCTTCGGCACGATCCTGCAGTCGGTGGCGACCGTCCTGGTGATGAGCGCCTGCATCGAGGGTTTCGGCGGGTCGCTGTCGTGGTCGGTCGTCGCGGTCGTGGTGCTGGCCGGGACCGCGCTCGGGTCCGCGGCGCCCACGCCCGGCGGCCTCGGTGCGGTCGAGGCCGTGCTCTCGGCCGGCCTCACGGCCGGCGGTCTCGACGGCGCGACCGCCGTCTCGTCGGTCCTGCTGTTCCGCCTGCTGACGTTCTGGCTGCCGGTGCTGCCCGGGTGGCTCGCCTTCACCTGGCTGAGCCGCAAAGAACTCGTTTAG
- a CDS encoding WhiB family transcriptional regulator, protein MDWRHRALCRDEDPELFFPIGTTGPALLQVEEAKAVCRRCSVTESCLQWAIESGQDAGVWGGMSEDERRALKRRNRQRARTA, encoded by the coding sequence ATGGACTGGCGCCACCGCGCCCTCTGCCGCGACGAGGACCCCGAGCTGTTCTTCCCGATCGGGACGACCGGCCCGGCGCTGTTGCAGGTGGAAGAGGCGAAGGCTGTCTGCCGCCGCTGTTCGGTCACGGAGTCGTGTCTCCAGTGGGCGATCGAGTCGGGTCAGGACGCCGGCGTGTGGGGCGGCATGAGCGAGGACGAACGCCGGGCGCTCAAGCGCCGCAACCGGCAGCGCGCCCGCACCGCCTGA